One part of the Treponema sp. OMZ 787 genome encodes these proteins:
- the fliD gene encoding flagellar filament capping protein FliD, which produces MSDLSIPGVNSTYEKLVEALMKKERIPRDREADKLERLQLQDDSWRQVGKFSLEVRNAARELYSFNNPFVEKIAESSNERSVTATASRGAKDQNIKINVIQVAESDKFLTKEVNKDIEIKKGKYTFKVGEKNVSVNWKGGKYKGFIDLVNSRAKDILNITEIKISPETKSLLFSSNMTGEKNRLEFADDALPFALEMGLIKKNDSSSIKTSVSSIEAKPESSQKIDFSESVRAKGQYVMELTVSIKEPSVPAAEKEDMGEKVYEQLGSISYRGIVIQNEPSNAGLEKARMEQKDKAVPKVDMNILALESTRGVLIPLPPLSENAETQTITIPLAEYGDVKALAINNNNTEKAVFIENIRIFDPKAAGDYIPVNPVSTAKDAIINFEGIQIKRDKNDIDDLIPGVTLHAHESSEKQEKLTIKPNVEAVKNAIIELVAKYNRFFAQINILTQNKPEIIEELTYLSEAEVEDAKKKLGLMYGDSTLMSFKSNLRQTINAPYKPADDSKIFMLSQLGVSTKSDSSGGVDMSRLRGYLEIDEKKLDEALNNNMEEVKLFFGFDSDGDILIDSGLAHAMYEYINPYTQRGGILGIKNDALKLKMDASQKRIENYDKKLAEKELALKKKYGIMDGTLKSLQKQSQTMDNFNKQLQNQNKQ; this is translated from the coding sequence ATGTCCGATTTAAGTATACCGGGAGTCAACAGTACATACGAAAAGCTCGTTGAAGCTTTAATGAAAAAGGAAAGAATTCCTCGAGACAGAGAAGCCGACAAACTCGAACGCCTGCAATTACAGGACGATTCGTGGAGGCAGGTCGGTAAATTTTCTCTTGAAGTGCGTAATGCGGCAAGAGAACTATACTCTTTTAATAATCCCTTTGTAGAAAAAATAGCAGAATCCTCAAATGAAAGATCCGTTACGGCTACAGCCTCCAGAGGTGCTAAGGATCAAAATATAAAAATTAATGTTATTCAAGTCGCAGAATCAGATAAATTTTTAACAAAAGAAGTAAATAAAGATATTGAAATAAAAAAAGGAAAATATACTTTTAAGGTAGGAGAAAAAAACGTATCGGTAAACTGGAAGGGAGGAAAATATAAGGGCTTTATAGATCTTGTAAACTCAAGAGCAAAAGACATTTTAAATATAACCGAAATAAAAATCAGCCCTGAAACAAAATCTTTGTTGTTTTCTTCAAATATGACTGGAGAAAAAAACAGATTGGAATTTGCAGATGATGCCCTACCCTTTGCCCTTGAAATGGGACTTATCAAAAAAAACGACTCATCGTCAATAAAAACTTCAGTTTCTTCAATTGAGGCTAAGCCTGAATCATCTCAAAAAATAGATTTTTCGGAATCGGTAAGGGCAAAAGGTCAATATGTAATGGAGCTTACAGTTTCAATTAAGGAACCTTCAGTTCCTGCTGCCGAAAAAGAAGATATGGGCGAAAAAGTTTATGAACAGTTAGGCTCAATCTCATACAGAGGGATTGTAATCCAAAACGAACCTTCAAATGCCGGACTTGAAAAAGCTCGGATGGAGCAGAAGGATAAGGCTGTTCCAAAGGTTGATATGAATATTTTAGCATTAGAATCAACAAGAGGAGTACTTATTCCCCTGCCGCCTCTTTCGGAAAATGCCGAAACGCAGACAATTACCATTCCGTTGGCAGAATACGGAGACGTAAAGGCCCTTGCAATCAACAATAATAATACCGAAAAGGCTGTCTTTATAGAAAACATCAGAATATTTGATCCTAAGGCTGCCGGAGACTATATACCTGTAAACCCTGTTTCAACAGCAAAGGATGCTATAATAAATTTTGAAGGAATTCAAATTAAAAGAGATAAAAACGATATTGACGATTTAATTCCAGGTGTTACCCTGCACGCTCATGAGTCTTCGGAAAAACAAGAAAAACTTACGATAAAACCGAATGTAGAAGCCGTTAAAAATGCAATTATCGAGCTTGTCGCAAAATACAATAGGTTTTTTGCTCAAATCAATATCCTTACACAAAATAAGCCTGAAATAATCGAAGAGCTTACCTATCTTTCAGAAGCAGAAGTTGAGGATGCCAAAAAAAAATTGGGGTTAATGTATGGAGACAGCACATTGATGAGCTTTAAATCGAATTTAAGACAAACAATAAATGCTCCATATAAACCGGCAGACGATTCAAAAATATTTATGCTAAGTCAGCTGGGGGTTTCCACAAAATCGGACAGCTCAGGCGGAGTAGATATGTCCCGTCTTAGAGGCTACTTGGAAATTGACGAAAAAAAACTTGATGAGGCCTTAAATAACAATATGGAAGAGGTTAAACTTTTTTTCGGCTTTGATTCGGATGGAGATATTTTGATAGACTCAGGCCTTGCACATGCAATGTATGAATATATTAATCCTTATACTCAACGAGGAGGTATTTTAGGAATAAAAAATGATGCTTTAAAACTCAAAATGGATGCTTCTCAAAAGAGAATAGAGAACTATGACAAAAAACTTGCCGAAAAAGAGTTGGCTCTTAAAAAGAAATACGGAATAATGGATGGGACCTTAAAAAGTTTGCAAAAACAATCCCAAACAATGGACAATTTTAACAAACAGCTTCAAAATCAAAATAAACAATAA
- a CDS encoding L-threonylcarbamoyladenylate synthase, with product MVILKKDPKSLELAASALKNHDIIIVPTDTVYGFSGIIPITKEKIIKIKKRGAEKSFISLIEKPEDIYKYTDTPIPQAFLDLWPAPLSLIVRDKEGSGTSAFRCPDDIWLRNLIGKTGFPIYSTSVNYSGEPLLSDIRDIIKEFEDKVSLIIDGGDQKGLSSTIVSLIEKEPFIIRQGSLKISL from the coding sequence ATGGTTATTTTAAAAAAAGATCCTAAGTCTTTAGAGTTAGCTGCCTCAGCATTAAAAAATCATGATATCATAATAGTTCCTACCGATACTGTTTACGGCTTTTCGGGTATAATTCCCATTACAAAAGAAAAAATCATTAAAATCAAAAAAAGAGGGGCTGAAAAAAGTTTTATCAGCCTGATTGAAAAACCGGAAGACATTTATAAATATACTGATACGCCAATTCCTCAAGCCTTTCTAGATCTTTGGCCTGCACCTTTGAGTTTAATTGTAAGGGATAAGGAAGGCAGCGGAACTTCGGCTTTTAGATGCCCCGATGACATCTGGCTTAGAAATTTAATAGGAAAGACAGGTTTTCCTATTTATTCTACGAGCGTTAATTATTCGGGAGAGCCGCTTTTAAGCGATATTCGGGATATAATAAAAGAGTTTGAAGATAAGGTTTCTTTGATAATTGACGGAGGAGATCAAAAAGGATTATCGTCTACAATTGTCAGTTTAATTGAAAAGGAGCCGTTTATAATCAGGCAAGGATCCTTAAAAATAAGTCTTTAA
- the tsaB gene encoding tRNA (adenosine(37)-N6)-threonylcarbamoyltransferase complex dimerization subunit type 1 TsaB, with protein MNIVCIDTSWNSVEITAQGSEGTFTSVFTPAKARHSALLIPAIEEAVKQAGFSVNETDVVICPQGPGGFTGLRLAYSTAKAIQLQTNAHFFCVSILEALCYRYGDKNQFLSVIDAKRDCFYVQAFENKKPISEAFDISAEDAVKLIDKNKKTIICGFGTEKFNEEAEASIDSNNITFIEAHKEAFSNILLDCFTANQACKKVEDHEGPVYIRKSDAEY; from the coding sequence ATGAACATAGTTTGCATCGATACAAGTTGGAACTCTGTTGAAATAACGGCTCAAGGAAGTGAAGGAACTTTTACCTCCGTTTTTACGCCGGCGAAAGCAAGACATTCAGCCTTGCTTATTCCTGCAATAGAAGAAGCAGTAAAGCAAGCAGGTTTTTCCGTAAACGAAACAGATGTTGTAATATGTCCTCAAGGGCCGGGAGGTTTTACAGGTCTAAGACTAGCCTACTCGACGGCAAAGGCAATTCAGCTGCAAACAAATGCTCATTTTTTTTGTGTTTCTATTTTGGAAGCTCTTTGTTATAGATACGGAGATAAAAATCAATTTTTATCGGTTATTGATGCAAAACGCGACTGCTTTTATGTACAGGCATTTGAAAATAAAAAGCCGATATCGGAAGCCTTTGATATAAGTGCGGAGGATGCAGTTAAACTTATTGATAAAAATAAAAAAACAATTATTTGCGGTTTCGGAACGGAAAAATTTAATGAAGAAGCCGAAGCATCTATCGATTCAAATAATATCACTTTTATAGAAGCACACAAAGAGGCTTTTTCAAACATTTTACTCGATTGTTTTACTGCAAATCAGGCGTGTAAAAAAGTTGAAGATCATGAGGGACCGGTATATATAAGAAAGAGCGATGCAGAGTATTAG
- the lepB gene encoding signal peptidase I, producing the protein MAAKYRSFSYTAKREYRNKVFFIIFLVLFAFISYVLITSYILKTYRLQTDTMFPEISTGDMVLATPIYSTASAKRGDLVVINSSSSQKKPFFKSAVNTVTGFFTFHLVKPFDIQNANAYSIRRIVGLPGDTLYMENFVLHIKTQDSNHFLTEFELAQKNYDIEVQDLPANWDSSLPFSGTYPKTVLKEGEYFVLCDNRIITDDSRLWGPVKGDKKLFGKIMLKYWPLKEFKFY; encoded by the coding sequence ATGGCTGCAAAATACAGAAGTTTTTCATATACTGCGAAGAGGGAATACCGCAACAAGGTATTTTTTATTATTTTTTTGGTGCTGTTTGCCTTTATTTCATATGTACTTATAACATCATATATACTAAAAACTTATAGGCTGCAAACGGACACCATGTTCCCTGAAATTTCTACAGGCGATATGGTTTTGGCAACTCCTATTTATTCTACGGCTTCAGCTAAACGCGGGGACTTGGTGGTTATCAATAGCTCATCTTCACAAAAAAAGCCCTTTTTTAAATCGGCTGTAAATACTGTTACAGGCTTTTTTACCTTTCATCTTGTAAAGCCCTTTGATATACAAAACGCAAATGCTTATTCCATCCGTAGAATTGTAGGATTACCCGGAGATACCCTCTACATGGAAAATTTTGTTTTGCACATAAAAACTCAAGATTCGAATCATTTTTTAACGGAATTTGAGCTGGCTCAAAAAAACTACGATATTGAAGTTCAGGATCTTCCTGCAAATTGGGATTCATCATTGCCCTTTTCGGGAACATATCCGAAAACGGTTTTAAAAGAAGGCGAATATTTTGTATTATGCGATAATAGAATAATCACAGATGATTCCCGTCTTTGGGGGCCTGTCAAAGGAGATAAAAAACTATTCGGTAAAATTATGCTTAAGTACTGGCCGCTTAAAGAGTTTAAATTTTATTGA
- the smpB gene encoding SsrA-binding protein SmpB, translating to MEKTPVKIIAKNKKAFFNYTVEEKIECGLVLKGTEVKSLREGRISFPDAFAEIKDNEVWVKNFHISEYIYSSVFNHDPERPKKLLLKKDEIKRLKRKVEEKGYTLIPLEFYFKNGIVKVLLGVCKGKKTFDKRADIKDRDLKRDMQREIKIRGK from the coding sequence ATGGAGAAAACACCTGTAAAAATAATAGCTAAAAACAAAAAAGCTTTTTTTAATTATACCGTCGAAGAAAAAATAGAATGCGGGCTTGTATTAAAAGGAACGGAAGTTAAATCTTTAAGAGAAGGCAGAATTTCTTTTCCGGATGCCTTTGCAGAAATTAAGGATAATGAGGTTTGGGTTAAAAATTTTCATATTTCGGAATATATTTACTCCTCCGTTTTTAACCATGACCCTGAGCGTCCCAAAAAACTTCTTTTAAAAAAGGACGAAATAAAAAGATTGAAACGAAAAGTTGAGGAAAAAGGCTATACCCTCATCCCCTTGGAATTTTACTTTAAAAACGGTATCGTTAAGGTGCTCTTAGGTGTTTGTAAGGGTAAAAAGACCTTTGATAAGAGGGCAGACATAAAAGACAGAGACCTAAAAAGAGATATGCAAAGGGAGATAAAGATAAGAGGTAAATAA
- a CDS encoding flagellar protein FlaG: MSIEINGIGHQAGLQPRRDTAINGSMRAAADVIVQKEAAAQAENQKVLADPNEISKTVAQIQKLCEICDRKLQFRVNKETNRIVVKVIDANTDKVIREIPSEEIQRLQARILETVGLLFDETI, from the coding sequence ATGAGTATAGAAATAAACGGCATAGGGCACCAAGCAGGATTACAACCAAGACGTGATACAGCGATTAACGGCTCAATGAGGGCTGCAGCCGATGTAATAGTACAAAAGGAAGCCGCCGCACAAGCCGAAAATCAAAAAGTACTTGCTGACCCTAATGAAATATCAAAAACTGTTGCACAGATTCAAAAACTATGCGAAATCTGTGATCGAAAATTACAATTTAGAGTAAACAAAGAAACAAACCGCATTGTTGTTAAGGTAATAGATGCAAATACCGACAAGGTAATAAGGGAAATTCCGTCCGAAGAAATACAGAGACTGCAAGCAAGAATACTTGAAACAGTCGGTCTTTTATTCGATGAAACAATCTAG
- a CDS encoding septum formation initiator family protein — protein sequence MEKYFRVMIPVFIGVFAYTALTVFLGPKGIYAKRFIEIQRDALVNHVRSLRQTGEDLDSLIRNLTYDPETIAVYAHELGYIYNNEGIIKLVNFNSGFGKALNPGTILKIETPYFLSDYMCKTIAISLGIIVIIFQLLAVKKDGYFKKRS from the coding sequence ATGGAAAAATATTTTAGAGTGATGATTCCCGTTTTTATTGGCGTTTTCGCTTACACTGCTTTGACCGTGTTTTTGGGCCCTAAGGGAATATATGCAAAGCGTTTTATAGAAATTCAGCGGGATGCACTTGTAAATCATGTCCGATCTCTTAGGCAAACAGGGGAAGATTTGGATAGCCTTATAAGGAATTTAACATATGACCCTGAAACAATTGCCGTTTATGCCCATGAATTAGGTTATATATATAATAATGAGGGAATAATTAAGCTTGTAAACTTTAACTCCGGCTTTGGAAAAGCCTTAAATCCCGGAACAATCTTAAAAATTGAAACTCCTTATTTTCTATCCGATTATATGTGCAAAACAATCGCTATTTCGTTGGGAATCATTGTTATCATTTTTCAGCTGCTGGCGGTAAAAAAAGATGGTTATTTTAAAAAAAGATCCTAA
- a CDS encoding flagellin, translated as MIINHNMSAMFAQRQGGVNELHLAKNIEKLSSAERINRAGDDASGLAVSEKMRSQIRGLNQAGQNIQNGVSFIQATEGYLGETTDIVQRLRELAIQAANGIYSAEDRMQIQVEVSQLVDEVDRIASHAQFNGMNLLTGRFAQDSASGPMQLHVGANMDQREKIFIGTMTASALGIIGAQQGGEDKIISMSSVDGANMALGTLDNALKQINKQRADLGGYQNRFEMAYNGIAIAAENMQAAESRIRDADMAKEIVDYTKNQILIQSGTAMLAQANAQPQAVVRLLQ; from the coding sequence ATGATAATTAATCACAATATGAGTGCAATGTTTGCACAGCGACAGGGAGGAGTCAACGAACTTCATCTCGCAAAAAACATCGAAAAGCTTTCCAGTGCGGAAAGAATTAACCGTGCAGGTGACGATGCTTCCGGTTTGGCCGTATCCGAAAAGATGCGAAGCCAGATCAGAGGTTTAAACCAAGCCGGTCAGAACATTCAAAATGGTGTTTCTTTCATTCAAGCAACGGAAGGCTACTTAGGTGAAACTACAGATATAGTTCAGAGATTAAGAGAATTGGCTATACAGGCCGCTAACGGCATTTATTCCGCCGAAGACAGAATGCAGATTCAAGTTGAAGTATCACAGCTTGTTGATGAAGTAGACAGAATCGCAAGTCATGCTCAATTCAACGGAATGAACCTTCTCACTGGACGCTTCGCACAGGATTCCGCATCAGGACCCATGCAGCTCCATGTCGGTGCAAATATGGATCAAAGAGAAAAGATCTTTATAGGTACAATGACAGCATCAGCACTCGGTATTATCGGAGCACAACAAGGCGGAGAAGATAAGATTATTTCTATGTCTTCTGTAGACGGTGCCAATATGGCATTGGGAACCCTTGATAATGCTCTTAAGCAGATTAACAAGCAGAGAGCAGACCTAGGCGGATACCAGAACAGGTTTGAAATGGCATATAACGGTATAGCAATTGCTGCCGAAAATATGCAGGCTGCCGAATCAAGAATCCGAGATGCAGACATGGCTAAAGAAATTGTAGACTATACAAAGAACCAGATCTTGATCCAGTCAGGAACTGCTATGTTGGCACAGGCCAATGCACAGCCTCAGGCTGTTGTTAGGCTTCTTCAATAA
- a CDS encoding coproporphyrinogen-III oxidase family protein: protein MKKNAGLYIHIPFCLQKCNYCDFFSVKAGRFKDILSGPISPFVLRLTDDITIQAAKYGISEWDTVYIGGGTPSLLSPYDIYYLSSQIIDAQKNPPKEFTVEINPEDLAEDFLSAAVKGGVNRFSVGIQSLNDEVLSACKRRGGRKMSLSALELLRTQKNLMLSCDLIAGLNNQTSAILKDDIETLLTFKPEHFSLYALCSNTKISDEKDDEIAELWNYGKDILEKNSYNKYEVSNFSYKNLYKSIHNEKYWRLENYIGVGPGAFGSIFFDKESLSASVNTDVHLHAQANVFALRFSAIKNIEKWMTLQNRDEVYEYETVNEKEFIEEAFMMGLRLTDGIDRPFFKSRFGTDITAFAGNTISKWLNKKAVVLTEEKFYLTENGFLYLNLFLRDLFQEIDTLF from the coding sequence ATGAAAAAAAATGCCGGTCTTTATATTCACATACCTTTTTGCCTCCAAAAATGTAATTACTGCGATTTTTTTTCAGTTAAGGCCGGCCGCTTTAAGGATATTTTGTCCGGCCCCATAAGTCCCTTTGTTTTAAGACTGACTGACGATATAACAATTCAAGCCGCTAAATACGGTATAAGCGAATGGGATACCGTTTATATTGGAGGCGGAACTCCGTCGCTCCTTTCTCCTTATGATATTTATTATCTTTCATCACAAATAATTGATGCTCAAAAAAATCCTCCCAAAGAATTTACGGTCGAAATTAATCCCGAAGATTTAGCCGAGGACTTTTTATCAGCAGCGGTAAAAGGCGGTGTTAACAGGTTTTCTGTAGGTATTCAATCCCTTAATGATGAGGTTTTAAGTGCCTGTAAAAGGAGGGGCGGAAGAAAAATGAGCCTTTCCGCACTTGAGCTTTTACGCACTCAAAAAAATCTGATGCTTTCTTGTGATCTAATTGCAGGACTGAATAATCAAACCTCGGCTATTTTGAAGGACGATATAGAAACATTATTGACTTTTAAACCTGAACATTTTTCTTTATATGCCCTTTGTTCAAATACAAAAATTTCGGATGAAAAAGATGATGAAATAGCCGAACTATGGAACTATGGTAAGGATATTTTAGAGAAAAATAGCTATAATAAGTATGAGGTGTCTAATTTTTCATACAAAAATTTATATAAAAGTATACATAATGAGAAATATTGGAGGTTGGAAAACTATATAGGGGTCGGTCCCGGTGCCTTCGGATCCATTTTTTTTGATAAAGAGTCTTTATCCGCCTCTGTAAATACCGATGTTCATTTACATGCTCAAGCAAATGTTTTCGCATTGAGATTTTCTGCAATTAAAAATATAGAAAAATGGATGACCTTACAAAATAGAGATGAGGTTTATGAATACGAAACCGTAAATGAAAAAGAATTTATTGAAGAAGCCTTTATGATGGGGTTGCGGCTTACTGACGGAATTGACAGGCCGTTTTTTAAATCCCGATTCGGGACTGATATTACCGCATTTGCAGGAAATACTATTTCAAAATGGCTGAATAAGAAGGCTGTTGTTTTGACTGAAGAAAAATTTTACTTAACCGAAAACGGTTTTCTGTATTTAAATTTATTTTTACGGGATCTCTTTCAAGAGATTGACACCTTATTTTAA
- a CDS encoding HD-GYP domain-containing protein, with the protein MKKKEKKSKSKKGINEKSFLTLDEVEMLDEVEEELEELGDEIYQEDPDSLHHPINFNNTEIKTEVLKTAVDLLATPTVCSMLLDKNFLILYISDAVNRLFEGYHSIEKKPFFNIFGSTLEKSTLDDLLAKLRNPNRGYSWSGVLKHKTRYRKTMYTKTNIFPLFDNNSLNGYWVMFEDISNSYLSQYKDMMESLLNASKLKDNDTGFHNERLNYYSKALAETLFKENLFPQIDADFIDNISSLAAIHDIGKIGTPDYILQKKGSLNDIEWAVMREHTINGTLILANYPIPMAKEITLSHHERWDGRGYPYRLAGEMIPLSARIVAISDVYDALRMRRSYKEGIPHEETVAHIALGAGAHFDPTLIEVFQTIHKEFDYIWEQNKDQNQE; encoded by the coding sequence ATGAAAAAAAAAGAAAAGAAAAGTAAATCTAAAAAAGGAATTAATGAAAAAAGTTTTTTAACTCTCGATGAAGTAGAAATGCTGGATGAGGTAGAAGAAGAATTGGAAGAGCTGGGGGATGAAATTTACCAAGAAGATCCTGACAGTTTACATCATCCGATAAATTTTAACAATACTGAAATTAAAACCGAAGTTTTAAAAACAGCTGTAGACTTACTTGCAACACCTACAGTTTGCTCCATGCTCCTTGATAAGAATTTTTTGATACTATACATAAGCGATGCAGTAAACCGTCTTTTTGAAGGTTATCACAGTATCGAAAAAAAGCCGTTTTTTAACATATTCGGAAGCACGCTTGAAAAATCCACTCTTGATGATCTTTTAGCCAAATTAAGAAATCCTAACCGCGGCTACTCTTGGTCCGGGGTTTTAAAACATAAAACAAGATACCGCAAAACTATGTATACAAAGACAAACATATTTCCCCTATTTGATAATAACTCTCTCAACGGCTACTGGGTTATGTTTGAAGATATAAGCAATTCCTATTTAAGTCAGTATAAAGATATGATGGAAAGCCTATTAAATGCATCAAAATTAAAGGATAACGATACGGGCTTTCATAATGAAAGGCTTAATTATTATTCAAAGGCCCTTGCCGAGACCTTATTTAAAGAAAATTTATTTCCTCAAATAGATGCAGACTTTATAGATAATATTTCATCTCTTGCAGCTATTCACGATATAGGAAAAATAGGAACGCCTGATTATATACTGCAAAAAAAAGGTTCGCTTAACGATATTGAATGGGCTGTTATGCGGGAGCACACTATCAACGGAACACTCATCCTTGCAAACTACCCTATTCCTATGGCAAAGGAAATCACTCTTAGTCATCATGAGAGATGGGATGGAAGGGGCTATCCTTATAGGCTTGCAGGTGAAATGATTCCTCTATCGGCACGTATAGTGGCGATATCCGATGTTTATGATGCCCTGAGAATGAGGCGTTCTTACAAAGAAGGAATCCCTCATGAAGAAACAGTCGCCCATATTGCATTAGGAGCAGGGGCGCACTTTGACCCTACCCTAATTGAAGTTTTCCAAACTATACATAAAGAGTTCGATTATATCTGGGAACAAAACAAGGACCAAAATCAAGAGTAA
- the tsaE gene encoding tRNA (adenosine(37)-N6)-threonylcarbamoyltransferase complex ATPase subunit type 1 TsaE: MEFTVKTEEDTISLGKKIGKKLKKGDVIALDGSLAAGKTYLTKGIAQGLDIEEDITSPTFTLISEYSGRLHLYHMDVYRLDGVEDFLDLGTEEMLYGDGVCVIEWSTKVKEALPKNTIYIGITVNDDNSRKIIISNKDFGEDL; the protein is encoded by the coding sequence ATGGAATTTACAGTAAAAACCGAAGAAGATACTATTAGTTTAGGAAAAAAGATAGGAAAAAAATTAAAAAAGGGAGATGTTATCGCCCTTGACGGCTCTTTAGCAGCAGGAAAAACCTATCTGACAAAGGGAATTGCACAAGGCTTGGATATTGAAGAAGATATTACAAGCCCTACTTTTACCCTAATATCTGAATACTCAGGCCGTCTGCATCTATATCATATGGATGTATACAGACTGGACGGAGTTGAGGATTTTTTAGATCTTGGTACTGAAGAAATGTTATATGGAGATGGTGTTTGCGTAATTGAATGGAGTACAAAGGTAAAAGAAGCCTTACCCAAAAACACTATTTATATAGGTATAACTGTAAATGATGATAATTCAAGAAAAATTATTATCAGCAATAAAGACTTTGGTGAGGATTTATGA
- a CDS encoding DUF4822 domain-containing protein, which produces MIVSEIKNIEKEDTHIYYRQKYIGTAVYTILGKEQEGKVEFFVEHKPTGETEIQVQMIDKIDYPVLQIMMELKACVRRLIESRKLP; this is translated from the coding sequence ATGATTGTTTCTGAAATAAAAAATATTGAAAAAGAAGATACCCATATATATTACCGTCAAAAATATATCGGAACAGCCGTATATACTATATTGGGTAAAGAGCAAGAAGGAAAGGTAGAATTTTTTGTAGAACATAAGCCGACGGGTGAAACCGAAATACAGGTACAGATGATAGACAAGATAGACTATCCTGTTTTACAGATAATGATGGAGTTAAAGGCCTGTGTCCGCCGTTTAATTGAATCAAGGAAATTACCGTAA